A single window of Halobacterium jilantaiense DNA harbors:
- a CDS encoding universal stress protein, which yields MTHVLLPIDGSPQSDAALEYALEEFETAEITALNVIDPIEAGYTSQATVPGYSEEWFEQSKAAADELFADAQEVADEYDVELQTATEVGRPSRTIVNYAEDEGVDHIVMGSHGRSGVSRILLGSVAENVVRRSPMPVTIVR from the coding sequence ATGACACACGTACTACTTCCCATCGACGGCTCGCCGCAGTCCGACGCCGCCCTCGAGTACGCGCTCGAAGAGTTCGAAACGGCCGAAATCACCGCCCTGAACGTCATCGACCCCATCGAGGCCGGGTACACGTCGCAGGCGACGGTGCCGGGCTACTCCGAGGAGTGGTTCGAGCAGTCGAAGGCCGCGGCCGACGAACTGTTCGCGGACGCCCAGGAGGTGGCCGACGAGTACGACGTCGAACTGCAGACGGCGACCGAGGTCGGGCGGCCGAGCCGCACCATCGTGAACTACGCCGAGGACGAGGGCGTCGACCACATCGTGATGGGGAGCCACGGCCGCTCGGGCGTCTCCCGCATCCTGCTCGGCAGCGTCGCCGAGAACGTCGTGCGGCGCTCGCCGATGCCGGTGACCATCGTCCGGTAA